In Halarcobacter mediterraneus, the following proteins share a genomic window:
- the recO gene encoding recombination protein RecO codes for MQGYILDTKNVKDDDLIVTILSSNHVYTAYRFYGARHSNINVGYKIDFELESNLKSTIPRLKDVIQLGFQWIFETEKLYCWQRFIKLFYPHLKDVETIDNFYFDLLDKVSHEMIKQNPKRAICKNYLELLDFEGRLHQDFECFLCEKPITSHYSLVRSFMPTHSYCSYSKTFEEKKIKELLLNKNLILFEDKEIEYLWNILLQGL; via the coding sequence ATGCAAGGCTATATATTAGATACAAAAAATGTAAAAGATGATGATTTAATAGTAACTATTTTAAGTTCTAATCATGTTTATACAGCATATAGGTTTTATGGGGCTAGACATTCGAATATAAATGTAGGATATAAAATAGATTTTGAACTAGAATCAAATCTAAAAAGTACTATTCCTAGATTAAAAGATGTTATTCAATTAGGATTTCAATGGATATTTGAAACAGAAAAATTATATTGTTGGCAAAGATTTATAAAACTCTTCTACCCACATTTAAAAGATGTGGAAACAATAGATAACTTCTATTTTGATCTTTTAGATAAAGTAAGTCATGAAATGATAAAACAAAATCCTAAAAGAGCAATTTGTAAAAATTATTTAGAATTACTTGATTTTGAAGGTAGATTACATCAAGATTTTGAATGTTTTCTATGTGAAAAACCTATTACTTCCCATTACTCTTTAGTTAGAAGTTTTATGCCAACTCATAGTTATTGCAGTTACAGTAAAACCTTTGAAGAAAAAAAAATAAAAGAATTACTATTAAATAAAAACCTTATTCTTTTTGAAGATAAAGAAATTGAATACTTATGGAATATTTTATTGCAAGGTTTATAA
- a CDS encoding PhoH family protein produces the protein MKDKIYVLDTNIILQNVQNLNRISDNSTNTIVIPETVLLELEDKKKLPNELGFYSREFARLLAKMKIKEVDYKLGFKVVKLYNEELTLHIISKDHYESEIEQTHLSESNDKRIIEVAAIAQDYYKGYQAIFLSLDVYARTFALFKGLKAETLHDDKSTVPTFEFIKYLKIDSSLFNSLEGRDITEYDKEYTYENFCYIFESEDGNSCHAIIINNKINILDETDFKTLQVKPVNLKQKLFMKAILTNMFDLLVIDAKAGSGKTLMSIVSAMRLIDLGCYDKIVYVRNSIESLDKGADIGYLAGNDEKFRIYNMALQDTLEFIAKKHLKKSDSRENKESIESKIAELTSKYCIETLWPGEARGRTLSSAIVIMDEWQNSSEKTTQLILSRLDESCMAIVIGSNRQIDNLYLNKYNNGLTTLLKQTRETHSEINMFAIELDKAVRGKFAEFTERIFERKYNTK, from the coding sequence ATGAAAGATAAAATTTATGTACTAGACACTAATATCATCTTGCAAAATGTGCAAAACTTAAATAGAATTTCTGATAATAGTACAAATACAATAGTTATTCCTGAAACTGTTTTATTAGAACTTGAAGACAAAAAAAAATTACCAAATGAATTAGGTTTTTATTCTAGAGAATTTGCAAGACTATTAGCAAAGATGAAAATAAAAGAGGTTGATTATAAACTAGGCTTTAAAGTTGTAAAACTTTATAATGAGGAACTTACTCTTCATATAATCTCAAAAGATCATTATGAGTCAGAAATCGAACAAACCCATTTAAGTGAAAGTAATGATAAAAGAATAATAGAAGTTGCAGCAATTGCTCAAGACTATTATAAAGGTTACCAAGCAATTTTTCTATCACTTGATGTTTATGCAAGAACTTTTGCACTATTCAAAGGATTAAAAGCTGAAACACTACATGATGATAAATCTACAGTTCCAACTTTTGAGTTTATAAAATATTTAAAAATTGATTCTTCTTTATTTAACTCTTTAGAAGGAAGAGATATTACAGAATATGACAAAGAATATACTTATGAAAACTTTTGTTATATTTTTGAAAGTGAAGATGGAAACTCTTGCCATGCAATTATTATAAATAATAAAATAAATATTTTAGATGAAACAGATTTTAAAACTTTACAAGTAAAACCTGTAAACTTAAAACAAAAACTTTTTATGAAAGCTATTTTAACAAATATGTTTGATTTACTTGTAATTGATGCAAAAGCAGGATCTGGAAAAACTTTAATGTCTATTGTAAGTGCAATGAGATTGATTGACTTAGGATGTTATGATAAAATTGTTTATGTAAGAAATTCTATTGAATCACTAGATAAAGGTGCTGATATAGGTTATTTAGCTGGAAATGATGAAAAGTTTAGAATTTATAATATGGCTTTACAAGATACTTTAGAGTTTATAGCAAAAAAACATCTTAAAAAAAGTGATAGTAGAGAAAATAAAGAGTCTATTGAATCAAAAATTGCAGAACTTACATCAAAATATTGTATTGAAACTTTATGGCCAGGAGAAGCAAGAGGAAGAACACTATCAAGTGCAATTGTTATTATGGATGAATGGCAAAATTCTTCAGAAAAAACCACACAATTAATACTTAGTAGGCTTGATGAATCTTGTATGGCTATTGTAATTGGTTCAAATAGACAAATCGATAATTTATATTTAAATAAATATAATAACGGTTTAACAACTCTTTTAAAACAAACAAGAGAAACCCATAGTGAGATAAATATGTTTGCAATAGAGCTAGATAAAGCTGTTCGTGGTAAATTTGCAGAATTTACAGAAAGAATATTTGAAAGGAAATACAATACAAAATAG
- the ychF gene encoding redox-regulated ATPase YchF produces the protein MGLGVGIVGLPNVGKSTTFNALTKAQNAEAQNYPFCTIEPNKAVVPVPDKRLDELAKIVEPNKIQHSIIDFVDIAGLVRGASKGEGLGNQFLSNIREVEVILHMVRCFDDGNITHVEGDVNPIRDIEIIETELIYADITQCEKKIEKLKKQSKGSKEAAAMLVVAEALLKHLEDLQPVKTFEDIENDLFLQMDKELRFLSNKDVIYGANMDEDSLMEGTNEYVDALRAHAQEVNADVITLCAKIEEELVGMDDEEAKELLTDLGVEESGLEQIIHKAFDKLGLQSYFTAGKVEVRAWTIRKGTKAPQAAAVIHNDFEKGFIKAEVISYEDFVANGGESKCKELGKLRLEGKDYIVQDGDIMHFRFNT, from the coding sequence ATGGGATTAGGAGTAGGAATAGTAGGGCTTCCAAATGTAGGTAAATCAACAACTTTTAATGCTTTAACAAAAGCACAAAATGCAGAGGCTCAAAATTATCCTTTTTGTACAATTGAACCAAATAAAGCAGTTGTACCAGTACCAGATAAAAGGTTAGATGAATTAGCAAAAATAGTTGAACCAAATAAAATTCAACATTCTATAATTGATTTTGTGGATATTGCAGGTTTAGTAAGAGGCGCAAGTAAAGGTGAAGGTTTAGGAAATCAATTTTTATCTAATATTAGAGAAGTAGAAGTTATTTTACATATGGTTAGATGCTTTGATGATGGTAATATTACTCACGTAGAAGGTGATGTTAATCCTATCAGAGATATTGAGATTATTGAGACTGAACTTATTTATGCTGATATTACTCAGTGTGAAAAGAAAATTGAAAAACTGAAAAAACAATCAAAAGGTTCTAAAGAAGCAGCAGCTATGTTAGTAGTAGCAGAAGCTTTATTAAAACACTTAGAAGATCTTCAACCTGTTAAAACTTTTGAAGATATTGAAAATGATTTATTTCTTCAAATGGATAAAGAATTAAGATTCCTATCAAATAAAGATGTAATCTATGGTGCAAATATGGATGAAGACTCTTTAATGGAAGGTACAAATGAGTATGTAGATGCTTTAAGAGCACATGCTCAAGAAGTAAATGCAGATGTAATTACTCTTTGTGCTAAGATTGAAGAAGAACTTGTTGGAATGGATGATGAAGAGGCAAAAGAACTTTTAACTGATTTAGGTGTTGAAGAATCAGGATTAGAACAAATTATTCATAAAGCCTTTGATAAATTAGGATTACAATCATACTTCACTGCTGGAAAAGTAGAAGTTAGAGCTTGGACTATAAGAAAAGGAACGAAAGCTCCTCAAGCAGCAGCTGTTATTCATAATGATTTTGAAAAAGGATTTATTAAAGCAGAAGTTATATCTTATGAAGATTTTGTTGCAAATGGTGGTGAATCTAAATGTAAAGAATTAGGTAAATTAAGACTTGAAGGGAAAGATTATATTGTACAAGATGGTGATATAATGCATTTTAGATTTAACACATAA
- a CDS encoding HDOD domain-containing protein, translating into MNNCLIEKIEALPPLPKTILDIEAFRQKNEKEAFELLQIIEKDALIVSTLLKVSNSAMFGFRSKVETASKAINLLGINFTISIAIGGTVQNLLKTNLSIYGIDNDDFMRASNLATTLASLWLTKVSFDLKEELLLPSLLQETGKFVLADVIESEKKAEDFKQELASNKTIPEVEKEFTGTTTSKITAQIFRHWKLSDNLTNVIENVDSLENCNDEYRKKSEILDVIKTICDVTDPMSIESIEKGISKARKYNLDIKSLESAIEKLEDRLLDE; encoded by the coding sequence ATGAATAATTGTTTAATTGAAAAAATAGAAGCCCTTCCTCCTCTTCCTAAGACAATCTTAGATATTGAAGCGTTTCGACAAAAAAATGAAAAAGAAGCTTTTGAATTATTACAAATTATTGAAAAAGATGCTTTAATAGTTTCAACTCTATTAAAAGTATCTAACTCTGCTATGTTTGGCTTTAGAAGTAAAGTTGAGACTGCAAGTAAGGCTATTAATCTTTTAGGTATAAACTTTACTATTTCAATAGCAATTGGTGGTACTGTTCAAAATCTTTTAAAAACTAATCTTTCTATATATGGTATAGATAATGATGATTTTATGAGAGCTTCAAATTTAGCTACAACTTTGGCTTCACTTTGGCTTACAAAAGTTTCTTTTGATTTAAAAGAGGAGTTACTCTTACCTTCATTATTACAAGAAACAGGTAAGTTTGTTCTTGCTGATGTTATTGAAAGTGAGAAAAAAGCAGAGGACTTTAAACAAGAATTAGCTTCAAATAAAACTATTCCAGAAGTGGAGAAAGAGTTTACTGGAACAACAACTTCTAAAATAACAGCTCAAATTTTCAGACATTGGAAATTAAGTGATAATTTAACAAATGTAATTGAAAATGTTGATTCTTTAGAAAACTGTAATGATGAATATCGTAAAAAATCAGAAATATTAGATGTAATTAAAACAATCTGTGATGTTACAGATCCTATGAGTATAGAAAGTATTGAAAAAGGTATATCTAAAGCAAGAAAATATAACTTAGATATAAAAAGTCTTGAATCTGCTATTGAAAAGTTGGAAGATAGACTTTTAGATGAATAA
- the ppnP gene encoding pyrimidine/purine nucleoside phosphorylase yields the protein MDFNNVSIAKEANILFDGNITSRSITFEDGSKKTLGIMLPGEYELNTVNKAIIDINSGVLEVMLPAEDWVKYVAPATIEISQNSKYKLRVTSLVDYCCSFERVS from the coding sequence ATGGATTTTAATAACGTTAGTATTGCTAAAGAAGCAAATATTTTATTTGATGGGAATATTACAAGTAGAAGTATTACCTTTGAAGATGGAAGCAAGAAAACTTTAGGAATTATGTTGCCAGGAGAATATGAATTAAACACAGTAAATAAAGCAATTATTGATATTAACTCAGGTGTTTTAGAGGTTATGTTACCTGCGGAAGATTGGGTTAAGTATGTAGCTCCTGCTACAATAGAAATTTCTCAAAATTCTAAATATAAATTAAGAGTAACTTCTTTAGTAGATTATTGTTGTTCTTTTGAAAGAGTATCGTAA
- a CDS encoding response regulator transcription factor produces MKSNYSVLYAEDDENVRKNYVLYLENFFDKIYEADNGLDALNLYKDKKPDILLLDITMPKLNGLEVIRKIRELDNTTPIIVLSAHSHKEYLFEAIKLNLVDYLIKPINRNEFKEVIENSIKRLEDESLNEDTKVVINNKCYWDSRSRILFFKEKIVDLTKNERILFELMLNKKNQIVKPTEISSYVWNTKNDVNDASIRNLVKRLRKKLPVDIIDSIYGSGYILSY; encoded by the coding sequence ATGAAAAGTAATTATTCGGTTTTATATGCAGAAGACGATGAAAATGTAAGAAAGAACTATGTTCTTTATCTTGAAAATTTTTTTGATAAAATTTATGAAGCAGATAATGGTTTAGATGCCTTAAACTTATATAAAGATAAAAAACCAGATATATTGCTTTTAGATATTACTATGCCTAAATTAAATGGTTTAGAAGTAATCAGAAAAATTAGAGAATTAGATAATACAACACCTATTATTGTATTAAGTGCACATTCTCATAAAGAATATCTTTTTGAAGCAATTAAATTAAATTTAGTAGATTATTTAATTAAACCAATTAATAGAAATGAGTTTAAAGAAGTAATTGAAAATTCGATAAAAAGATTAGAAGATGAATCTTTAAATGAAGATACAAAAGTTGTAATTAATAATAAATGTTATTGGGATTCTAGATCAAGAATTTTATTTTTTAAAGAAAAAATTGTTGATTTAACTAAGAATGAGAGAATACTTTTTGAGTTAATGTTAAATAAAAAGAATCAAATAGTTAAACCTACTGAAATTTCATCATATGTTTGGAATACAAAAAATGATGTAAATGATGCAAGTATTAGAAATTTAGTTAAAAGATTACGAAAAAAACTTCCAGTTGATATCATAGATAGTATTTATGGTAGTGGTTATATTTTAAGTTATTAA
- a CDS encoding HD domain-containing protein: MKGNTIQNRLINDTIYNHIPYTKLEDKILQTKILNRLQFITQNALAYFSYPSITTKRFIHSLGTMHLSSYIFKNSLLNANKETKNHFLKELKKVLKFIVKEEKLNINLDDLKYFDNKALYDFTIPTKNKKDRAVYIIILQAVRIVGLMHDVGHLPFSHQIEYALKNVYNKLLIKNDTLNKKEEEFILLYEKITKNSSLVLHEAIGKELLQLLFDFELIDFINDYEEKELIKLLKTLSLYILENKIYKGFDFSILHRIIDSTVDADRLDYINRDMLASGYITGANDHIRITKQAVLVEKDKFFYLSFFDMSLIDIEHMLEMRFNLYKKVIYNHGIAKTDALLENVVQFLSSKYFEKEEVEDKIFNHISMLWKFQKETNPSKKLDIISLLDENWLISLFKNEYFYLKNKKSLTHTEEKFKYCFEEVLFGKRFFNSSWKNLNEFYKILDFSTIERYQFRESFGYISSKKLIKLQKLLDTFVNKWEKEENTFLTYQTVSFNIGIEKDFLLYDCENLVSIDEISTLRKRLKQSMRNTVPFYLYVNKKNITDSMKKELKELILDVFKN; this comes from the coding sequence TTGAAAGGAAATACAATACAAAATAGATTAATAAACGATACAATTTATAATCATATTCCATACACAAAATTAGAAGATAAAATTTTACAAACAAAAATTTTAAATAGGTTACAGTTTATTACACAAAATGCTTTAGCTTATTTTTCTTATCCTTCTATTACTACAAAAAGATTTATTCACTCCTTAGGAACAATGCACTTAAGTTCTTATATTTTTAAAAACTCATTACTAAATGCAAATAAAGAGACTAAAAACCATTTTCTAAAAGAGTTAAAAAAAGTATTAAAATTTATTGTAAAAGAAGAAAAACTAAATATTAATCTTGATGATTTAAAATATTTTGACAATAAAGCTTTATATGACTTTACAATTCCTACAAAAAATAAAAAAGATAGAGCTGTTTATATAATAATTTTACAAGCTGTTCGAATTGTTGGTCTTATGCATGATGTAGGACATCTTCCTTTTTCACATCAAATAGAATATGCTTTAAAAAATGTTTATAATAAACTTCTTATTAAAAATGATACTTTAAATAAAAAAGAAGAAGAGTTTATTTTACTTTATGAAAAGATTACTAAAAACTCGTCTTTAGTCTTACATGAAGCCATAGGGAAAGAATTACTTCAACTTCTTTTTGATTTTGAATTAATTGATTTTATTAATGATTATGAAGAAAAAGAGCTTATTAAATTATTAAAAACTTTGAGTCTTTATATTCTTGAAAATAAGATATATAAAGGTTTTGACTTTTCAATTCTACATAGAATTATTGATTCAACAGTTGATGCTGATAGATTAGATTATATAAATAGAGATATGTTAGCAAGTGGTTATATAACTGGAGCAAATGACCATATAAGAATTACAAAACAAGCTGTTTTGGTTGAGAAAGATAAATTCTTTTATTTAAGTTTTTTTGATATGTCACTAATTGATATAGAGCATATGCTAGAAATGAGATTTAATCTATATAAAAAAGTAATATATAATCATGGAATTGCAAAAACTGATGCTCTCTTAGAAAATGTAGTTCAATTTTTATCTTCAAAATATTTTGAAAAAGAAGAAGTAGAAGATAAAATATTTAATCATATTTCAATGTTATGGAAGTTTCAAAAAGAAACTAATCCTTCAAAAAAACTAGATATTATTTCCTTATTGGATGAAAATTGGTTAATCTCTTTATTTAAAAATGAATATTTTTATTTAAAAAATAAGAAATCTTTAACACATACAGAAGAAAAGTTTAAATACTGTTTTGAAGAAGTACTTTTTGGTAAAAGGTTTTTTAACTCATCTTGGAAAAATTTAAATGAATTTTACAAAATACTAGATTTTTCAACAATTGAAAGATATCAATTTAGAGAAAGTTTCGGATATATAAGCTCAAAAAAACTAATAAAACTACAAAAACTTTTAGATACTTTTGTTAATAAATGGGAGAAAGAAGAGAATACTTTCTTAACTTATCAAACTGTCTCTTTTAATATAGGTATTGAAAAAGATTTTTTACTTTATGATTGCGAAAATCTTGTTAGTATTGATGAAATTTCAACTTTAAGAAAAAGATTAAAACAATCAATGAGAAATACTGTCCCTTTTTATTTATATGTAAATAAAAAAAATATAACTGATAGTATGAAAAAAGAGTTAAAGGAACTTATACTAGACGTATTTAAAAATTAA
- a CDS encoding cache domain-containing protein yields MYKQKLLLIFCIIALIVIPCTINYLKNQKIDLFKITNYENLVEKTELTVKTLIKEKQNTTATIALGIANNKEILNNLLAQESIDLKQYSINLRNSTEFKNVWFQLINKDGFSIQRSWTSYKGDNVSKIRNDLKKFLEKPKQTNSISVGRFDMSFKSLTPIYDDSEKFLGLIEVITHFNSISKKLQEKNISPIILADKTYKKQLTKPFSKKFIKDYYIANLDADVKLIKYLDSLNIDNFISQISEKKYLVNEEVNYLISYYNLKDEDNKTMGHFLMFHPLDKIDTYQLNEIRYSYNILIILSILIILSIIYFNIKIKSYSHKSFNKKLLIIVVLIFTLISIFMYIQINKKYNNDIKAYKKNILEQTLLEYKSILNHNKSLSELIFSNEINNNYIKSLIKNRERKKLYNHLKKSYEDLKKKYNIRQVHFHLPDSTSFLRMHRPNLYGDSLLGIRNSVEYVNRVKKPYIGFEEGKIYNGFRYVFPIFNEKEYLGSVEISFDIYSFIDNYLKTFNVNRVNFLVNKAIVDEKVFTSEKSNYIQSPVENFYFDKIIVEKLNKIKKPIIPNKKNQEELIILSEKILQGNPFIIYFEEINETTTVIPLLNKFTNKVVGSIHISKVATFIKNRKDEFKELIFTLLSVLIFIMIFIYREILSRIKLNNELHKNQLILDSQKSFIIITDGINIKASNKSLLDFFGYKSLKKFKKEHKCVCEFFEKEKGYIQEKMGNLNWFEYICKNLNKDNLVLMKNKDSETHIFYIELDIENNKIDEENYIVSFIDISKIKKMEQQLIQNEKMASMGEMIGNIAHQWRQPLSIISSAATGLVVQKQFQKLDDEEVEKTCNIINKNTQYLSKTIDDFRDFIKNERECINFNIEETFDNFYNLVHPSFKRHDIKLILDIPKGLEIKGYPNELIQCFMNIFNNAKDALKENKIDEKYLFIKVYKKEKSIIIKFIDNAGGIKEDILPKVFDPYFTTKHQSQGTGLGLNMTYNLITKGMNGAISAKNTKFEYEGNYYKGAEFIITLPL; encoded by the coding sequence ATGTATAAACAAAAATTATTGTTAATTTTCTGCATAATAGCTCTTATTGTTATTCCATGCACTATAAATTATTTAAAAAATCAAAAAATTGATCTTTTTAAAATTACAAATTATGAAAACTTAGTAGAAAAAACAGAGCTTACTGTAAAAACACTAATTAAAGAAAAACAAAATACTACTGCAACTATTGCTTTAGGAATAGCTAATAACAAAGAGATTTTAAATAATCTACTAGCCCAAGAAAGTATTGATTTAAAGCAATATTCTATTAATCTTAGAAACTCTACTGAATTTAAAAATGTATGGTTTCAACTTATCAATAAAGATGGTTTTTCCATACAAAGAAGTTGGACAAGTTACAAAGGTGATAATGTATCTAAAATAAGAAATGACTTAAAAAAATTTTTAGAAAAACCCAAACAAACAAATAGTATTAGTGTTGGTAGATTTGATATGTCTTTTAAATCTTTAACTCCAATTTATGATGACTCAGAAAAATTTTTAGGTCTTATAGAAGTAATTACACACTTCAATTCTATTTCAAAAAAATTACAAGAAAAAAATATTAGTCCAATAATTCTTGCAGATAAAACTTATAAAAAGCAGCTTACTAAACCTTTTAGTAAAAAATTTATAAAAGACTATTATATTGCAAATCTAGATGCAGATGTAAAATTAATAAAATATTTAGATTCACTAAATATTGACAATTTCATTTCTCAAATATCAGAAAAAAAATATCTAGTGAATGAAGAAGTAAATTATCTAATTAGTTATTATAACTTAAAAGATGAAGATAATAAAACAATGGGTCACTTCCTTATGTTTCATCCTTTAGATAAAATTGATACATATCAACTTAATGAAATAAGATACTCTTATAATATATTAATTATCTTATCTATTTTAATTATTTTATCTATAATCTATTTTAATATAAAAATAAAAAGTTATTCACATAAAAGTTTTAATAAAAAATTATTAATAATAGTAGTCTTAATATTTACACTTATTTCTATATTTATGTATATTCAAATTAATAAAAAATATAATAATGATATAAAAGCATATAAGAAAAATATACTTGAACAAACTTTATTAGAATACAAATCTATTTTAAATCACAACAAATCATTATCTGAATTAATATTTTCAAATGAAATAAATAATAATTATATAAAATCTTTAATAAAAAATAGAGAAAGAAAAAAACTATATAATCACTTGAAAAAAAGCTATGAAGATTTAAAAAAGAAATACAATATTAGGCAAGTTCATTTCCATCTCCCTGATTCAACAAGTTTTTTAAGAATGCATAGACCTAATCTTTATGGAGATAGTCTTTTAGGTATTAGAAACAGTGTAGAGTATGTAAACAGAGTAAAAAAACCCTATATAGGCTTTGAAGAAGGTAAAATTTATAATGGGTTTAGATATGTATTCCCTATTTTTAATGAAAAAGAATATCTTGGAAGTGTAGAAATTAGTTTTGATATTTACTCATTTATTGATAACTATTTAAAAACATTTAATGTAAATAGAGTTAACTTTTTAGTAAATAAAGCTATTGTTGATGAAAAAGTCTTTACCTCAGAAAAATCTAATTATATACAAAGTCCCGTTGAGAATTTTTATTTTGATAAAATTATTGTTGAAAAATTAAATAAAATTAAGAAACCTATAATTCCTAATAAAAAAAATCAAGAAGAACTTATTATCTTATCTGAAAAGATTTTACAAGGGAATCCATTTATAATTTACTTTGAAGAAATAAATGAGACAACGACAGTTATTCCTTTGCTTAATAAATTCACTAATAAAGTTGTAGGAAGTATTCATATATCTAAAGTAGCTACTTTTATAAAAAATAGGAAAGATGAATTTAAAGAACTTATATTTACTCTTTTATCTGTTCTTATATTTATAATGATTTTTATTTATAGAGAGATTTTATCTAGAATAAAACTAAATAATGAATTACACAAAAATCAGCTTATTTTAGATTCACAAAAATCTTTTATAATTATTACTGATGGAATTAATATAAAAGCTTCAAATAAATCTTTATTGGATTTTTTTGGCTATAAAAGTCTTAAAAAGTTTAAAAAAGAGCATAAATGTGTATGTGAGTTTTTTGAAAAAGAAAAAGGCTATATCCAAGAAAAAATGGGTAATTTAAATTGGTTTGAGTATATATGTAAAAATCTAAATAAAGACAATTTAGTTCTTATGAAAAATAAAGACTCAGAAACTCATATTTTTTATATAGAATTAGATATTGAAAATAATAAAATAGATGAGGAAAACTATATTGTTTCTTTTATTGACATAAGTAAAATAAAAAAAATGGAACAACAACTTATTCAAAATGAAAAAATGGCTTCTATGGGAGAGATGATAGGAAATATTGCCCATCAATGGAGACAACCTTTATCAATAATTTCTTCAGCAGCTACAGGATTAGTAGTACAAAAACAGTTTCAAAAACTAGATGATGAAGAAGTAGAAAAAACTTGTAATATCATAAATAAAAACACTCAATACTTATCAAAAACAATTGATGATTTTAGAGACTTTATAAAAAACGAACGTGAGTGTATTAATTTTAATATAGAAGAAACTTTTGATAATTTTTATAACCTTGTACACCCATCTTTTAAAAGACATGACATAAAACTAATATTAGATATCCCAAAAGGATTAGAAATAAAAGGATATCCAAATGAACTAATACAATGTTTTATGAATATTTTTAATAATGCAAAAGATGCTCTAAAAGAAAATAAAATTGATGAAAAATATTTATTTATAAAAGTATATAAAAAAGAAAAGAGTATTATTATAAAATTTATAGACAATGCAGGAGGAATAAAAGAAGACATTCTTCCTAAAGTATTTGACCCTTATTTTACGACAAAGCACCAATCTCAAGGCACAGGCTTGGGTTTAAATATGACTTATAATTTAATTACAAAAGGAATGAATGGTGCCATTAGTGCAAAAAACACTAAATTTGAATATGAAGGCAATTACTATAAAGGAGCAGAGTTTATTATAACCCTTCCTCTATAA